Part of the Emys orbicularis isolate rEmyOrb1 chromosome 10, rEmyOrb1.hap1, whole genome shotgun sequence genome is shown below.
GCCGCCAGGGGGCGCTGTGAGCCGCCGGAAGCGCTCGCGCCGGCTAAGGGCGAGCCGGGCCCCTCATGTCTCAGCCGCCGCTGCCCTTCGCCGCCCGCTTCGCGgggccgccgccgcccccccagtACCGCTGCTTCCCACCCCCGGGGGGGCTGTTCGCGCCTCCCCCCGCCGGCGGCCCCTTCCCGGGAGCCCAGCCCCCGCCGCCTCCCCCCTTCCTGCCGCCCCCGGCGGGGGGCCCCGAGCTGCCCCCCGGCCGCCACCTCCCCGCGGGCGGCCCCTACTTCCCCGCCCCCGGGGGAGGCTGCGGCCCGGCTCCCCTCGGCCGGGAGGCGGCCCCGCGGCTCCTGTTCCCGGCCCCGGGGCAGCCGCCCTGGCAGCCGGGCCTGCCGCCGCCGTGGGGCGAGGGTAGCGCCGAGCCGCGGGAGGCGgccgagggggaggaggaggccgcCCTGAGGCAGCGCGATGAGCTCTGGCTGGCCCAGTTCCTGGCCCAGCGGCGGCCCCGCCCCCgcggcttccccccgcccccgccgggcGCCCCGAGCCTCAGCCAGGCCCGGCAGCTGGCGGCGGGGGCGCTGCGGCCGGTGGCCCAGCTCGCGGGCCTGTGCCGCGCCCTGCGGCAGCAGGAGGCCGCCGCGGACgaggcgggctggggccaggcccaCGGCCAGGCCCGCGCCCTGCTGAGCGAGCTGCGGGAGCAGCTGCGGCCCCTGCGGGAGCCCGGCTACCTGGGCGAGCTGCGGCGCAAGGCGGAGAAGGCGAGGAAGCGGCGGCTGCGCCTCCGCAAGAGGAAGCAGGAGGCCGAGGCGGCCCGGGAGGAGGAGGCGGCCCGGGCGGCGGAAAGGGAGGCCAGGATCGACCGGTGGCGAGCCAAGTGCgtccaggaggtggaggagaagAACCGGGTACTGCACCCCGTCCcttagcgctggggggagggagccccgAGGGGCGAAACTGGGGCACTGAACgggccactccccccccccccccagtcgaTGCTGTACCACTGCCCGGGGCTGTCCCGGGGGGCGctcaggggtgctgagagccattgaaccaacctATAAACCCTGTAAACCATCTAATCACACGAACCCAAACAGCCTTGCCCCTttgcctgccccttccctgaggtcccGCCCATTCTCTGAGACCCCGCCCtccctcactttcaccgggcaggggttggggtgtaggaggggatgtggggtgcaggttctgggagggagtttgggtgcaggaaggggctggggtaGGGATTTGGGTTGCGGAAGGGGGTAtgaggtgctggctctgggaggggactcagggcagggggttgggggtgtgggatgcaggctcCGACTGGGTGGCACTTATTTTGGGCAGCTCCTGATCGGCAgagcagcggggctaaggcaggctccctgcgggTGCAGCCCCGgggccgcccctgcagctccgatTGGCTGCAGTTCTCTGACAGTGGAGTTGCCGAGTCAGCGCTAGGGGCAGTGCGTAGAGACCCTctgttccccaccctccccatgctggctgcttccaggagcagcacagggccagggcaggcagggagcccgccTTAGTCCTGCTGTGCTGCCGGACTTTTATCAGCCTAAACTCCTAGTTTGGTTTCactagcctccgggagatagagcccgattctgggagactcccggccaatctgggagggttggcaaccctggtAGGGTGCTGCTACACCCCCcgggtttgaagtggtttccaaaactacttcaagccagggagtgcggcAGCATCCCTACTTCTAGCACCTATGGGGGTGCTGTGCTTTTGAGATGGTCCTGACCATTGGTAGTCCTTAAAGATCCACTGGGGGCATTGACTCTGCTTCTCTGGCCAAATCCTGACATGGCTGATTGCATTCAGTCTACATAAaattttccctgcagtttcacctGGACACAGTTCTTCCTTTCTAGTCCTAAATGTGTTGCCATGTGCCAAGTGGCTGCTGCGTTCCATCGTAGCTATATTAAATTGGAGAGTGCACTGATCCTTGGTGTATCCCTTAGCTACCTCATTGGCGTGTTTGTAAGGCTTATATGCTTTGCCCTCCTCTAATGAAAGTTCCAAGAAGTGTGTGGAATTATTATaattctcatttatttatttattttgtgcaaGTCTTGTGAAATTTAGTAACATTCTTAAAGCTCCTCTTTCTGGTGTCAAGGGATTATGTGAAAATccttgctttcatttttttttttttttaagtaatttctagcccttgtgcttgcagaggaaagcttgagAATGTGACCCGAGTATCCTCTAGAAGATGCTCAGGCCCCGtctgcactacagcagcacagctatggcgcttcctacagcaatggaaagggTTTTTTCATCGTTGTAGTTAATCACCTCTCcgagtggcagtagctaggttggcAGAAGAATTCTCTCATTGAccaagccatgtctacactaggggttaggtTGTCTTAACTAGCACgcagggatgtgaatttttcacacccctgagcgatgtagctgggTAAGGCTAAATTTTAAGTATATATCAGgcttcagaaaccagaaggcaaagaagaagAACCTAGagtgaattattttttaatgtcatgattttttgaacacttggggttggcaatactgttgtTGACCCACTGAAAGCTCGATTAATTTCCATAGCATAATTCTCACCATAAGCACTTTGGAAAAGTTTCCCTTTTTTTAGCTCtccattttagatttttttaaagcaaaagattTATCCTGCATTAGGGGCCTGGAGAGGGGTGGCATAAGAGCCACAATGTCAGCTGTATGCCACCAAGGAGTTACTTAGGATACCAGATCCACTCACTATACAGTTGTTTTGTGTTACTAGAATGGTACAAAGTATGCAGTGCAAGTTCCAAGATCTGACCCTACATGTTTAACCTAGTGCTCTTTACTTACAAACTAGTACATCACCCTGGGTGCCAAATCCCGACCACCCGACGCTTTTGAACGGACCAGGAAATCTTATTTACTTATTGTTAtctttattgttgttatttttatattattttctttggGATCTGGAGTTTGTTCACCAAGACATTTggatcttgacaaaaaataattgattaccccaTAGTACATCCTACCATAGGACCTGGAtctcagttttgtttaatatacaTACATCATC
Proteins encoded:
- the PDCD7 gene encoding programmed cell death protein 7; translation: MSQPPLPFAARFAGPPPPPQYRCFPPPGGLFAPPPAGGPFPGAQPPPPPPFLPPPAGGPELPPGRHLPAGGPYFPAPGGGCGPAPLGREAAPRLLFPAPGQPPWQPGLPPPWGEGSAEPREAAEGEEEAALRQRDELWLAQFLAQRRPRPRGFPPPPPGAPSLSQARQLAAGALRPVAQLAGLCRALRQQEAAADEAGWGQAHGQARALLSELREQLRPLREPGYLGELRRKAEKARKRRLRLRKRKQEAEAAREEEAARAAEREARIDRWRAKCVQEVEEKNRERELKAAADSVLSEVRKKQADTKRMVDILRALEKLRKLRKEAAGRKGVCPPPSADEDFEHHIERLRTLIRKRTELYEAEERALRVMLEGEQEEERKREMEKKQKKEREKLLQQKRDIDSKLFGDPDEFPLNHLLQPFRQYYLQAEHSVPALIQIRHEWDQYLVPADHPEGSCIPPGWVLPTLPTSDTWATAVR